In Crinalium epipsammum PCC 9333, the genomic window AGTAGTGTCGTAGATTTGATTGAAGTTTTTGATAAATTTGATAGACAAGATAACGGGCAAAACTATTATCGAATTGGTAATACTAATCTTTTTGATTAATTCTTATTGGTTTTTCATAAGAATTATCAAGATAACTTACACTAAACGCGAACACCTAATGATTTGCTCTTTTCCTAACCTGAAGGTAGCCGCCCATTTTGACCTTGTTTGAGCAAAAAAATGTGTAAGGTTTACTCAAGGTTGTAGCTGTAAATGAGGACAAAATGATGACAACTGTAAATGGAAAATTAATCTTAGAAGAACACAATAAATTAGACAAAATTACTCAAAAAGTAGATAATTTGAATCAAAGTTGGCAAAAATTAGAGGTACAGCTAACCCTGCTAAGTCAAGAACAAAAAACCGAATATTTAAAGCAAATCAATTTTGTCAAGATAGACTTGAAAAGACTTGAAAATCTTTACCAAAAATTGTTAATAGTAATGGTCGTCAGTACAGTGGGTTTAGTAAGCGTGTATGTTTGGTTGGGTTTTAATTATCCATCTGCCCATCAGCAAACTCAAGAACAAGTATTACCTCAACAATAACTAACACAACTTTCCTGGTGGCACTAATTAAGAGCTAAAATTATCCGATTAATTGAGAGATGAGAGGACATTAACATGAGAGCAGTTGTTAATGGTAAATTAGTCGATTTACCTGAAGGCGCAACCATTGAAGATTTGAGATCGCGACTTCCTGAAATTGGCAATGATGACGTAATGGAAGAAGGATTTGGAGGGACTAAACCCTTAAAAGAAACAGACGCACTCAAAGAAGGTTCCAAAGTTTGGACAGTTCCTAAAATCGTAAAAGGTTAAGACTATGACAATTACAATTAATCGCGGTCAATCAGGATTTAAACCGAGCGAGAGAATTATTTTTGAACTGAAAGTTTTGGAAAAAGTTGCTAAAAACGTCATTGTTGGTGGCAAAACGATTGGTGGCATTCAATACACAGCAATGTTAGTTAAAGGAATGCCTTTATCTTCTAAGAAATTTACAGTTTCTAACTCAGATGTGTTATTTTTACTGCCACCAGACTACCCACGTCTTCCGCCGATTGGCTGCTATCTCAACTATCCTTGGAACACTGTAGGAGAGGGAGATCATCACTTTACCAGACAAAGTTATTATGGCGCACCATTTTTAAGCGAGGAAGGTTGGTACTGGTACTGTGTTGGCTTAGGGGGAGGATTTAATCGAGATAAATGGCTGAACTCCTGGCGACCTAGTAGCTATCCCGAAAAAGGACATAATCTCGCTACCTTATTTGTCACAGCCCGCCACGCAATTAATAGTGATGATTAGGTGCAAATGCAATCTGCATCACAATACTCTCAAGACTTACGCCAATTACGAAAATAAACACCATCTGTAGGGGCAATCCCCCTGTGGTTGCCCTTGCATTTAATGTCTCTGCGTAAGTCCTGACTGTCTTACTTCATTAAAGTTAAAAAGATATGCGCTACCCAAAAATTTCTTTACACATCCCACCACAAATGTGGTATCAGTTTCGTCAAGTCATGCAAAAGGCTCGAAAGACAAATGAAGAAGTTATTGGTTTCTTCTTTTGTAAACGCCATCAATTATCAAAACATCAGGTAAGATATTTGCCCAAATCCTGGGTTGTTCCTGAACCTGATTGTTATGAACGTCAATCTATCAGTGGGTTAGTATTAAAACAACAATTTCACCTGTACTTGCTTCATAATCATCTAATACCAGGATTAGATGTTGTCCACATTCATACTCATGCAGGTCAAGGTCAACTATCATTCTCCTGTGTTGACGACCGTTACGAATCAGAATATGCCAAATTTCTTTCATCTACTTTCAAGAAAAAACCTCGCTTGATTTCGGGAATTTTTGATGAATCGCTGCAAAACAGCCAATTCCGGCTCTGGGATAGAAAAGGACAATCTTTTCAAAAAATAAATTTTGATAAATCCTGGTTTGCATTGGAAGAGAAAACAGCCTATTTACCAGAAACAGAATTAATGTTTGCTCGTCAACAAGTTTTTGGAAAAACTTTCCAAAAACAACTGGGCGAACTTTCAGTTACATTAATTGGCTGTGGTGGAATTGGAGCGATTTTTGCCGAACAGCTAGGACGTTTAGGTGTAAAAAAGTGGCTATTAATCGATCCAGATCGTTTGGAAACAGTTAATTTAAATCGGATGCCTGCTGCTACACCAGAAATGGTTAAAGAACGGTGGTATAAAGTTCACTATGTCAAACAATTGATTAAAAGAATTTATGCTACTGGTTCTAGTGTCAAAGCTATGCCTGTCTCTATTACAGATGAATCAGTTCAACGGGAAGTTGCTGCAACAGATTTAATTGTTGTTGCTACTGACAATCATTATTCTCGCCAAGTTGCCCAAGAATTAGCTTTGAAGTATATGCGTCCCTTAGTTTGTCTTGGTACTCATATAGATATTCAAGGTAATGGAACACCCCGAATGTATGGTCGAGTTACTGTTCCACCACTTGGGGGTGGCTGGTGTTTGATGTGTGGCAATATGATTAATTTACGCATAGCAGCTTTAGAGTTGGCTCCTTTTGAGATTAATCATTTAGCAATGCAAGCAGGTTATTTAGAAGGGATTAATAATCCAGCAGTTTTTTGGTTAAATAGCTTGTGTGCAAGTTCGGGAGTTGGGGTAATTCATGGAATGCTCAGTGGTTTCCTAAATGTTGATTCTGGTCTTGACTGGATTTATGATTTTTCTGAGTCTAATTGGCTGAAAACTAACACTAATTATTTAACTGGTTCTGATTGTTATTTTTGTGGCTGAGTTTGAATAAGTTTAACGGTGAGTTTCTATTTTCAACAACAAATTTGACATTTTACCTGGAGTGGTTCTGCATTGATACAAAGCGAGTCCATCCATGCAAGTCGGCTAGGTATAACGCTTTGGCAAACTGCCACGCATACATACTGGATGCACCAATGTATCTAACGCTCTTCTGTCACTCTGATAAAGATATAATAGAGACAGAATAATTCACCATTTACTAAGCTGTAGTGATGGAGAAGAGCCAAAAATTTTGATGGCAAATCCTGACTTAATTGATGATGGATTAATAGAGGCAATCAAGCAGGTATCTAGCATGATGGCACAGCAAGGAAACTAGAACTTTGCTGATTATTTAATTGATATTGCCAAGGATCTGCCTAACGGGACTTAAACAAACAATCCCAAATAAAATGCTTATAATCTAGAGAGGGTAAAGATTCCACATAGAGGAACCCCTATGAAACAAACCACTCCCTCTGCTATGCCACCATGCTTTGAAAAATGGTGTGGTAGGTTCGATGATGTTTTCACCCATCAATCTCAGAAAAAAGGGTTTAGACACTATCTAGGGGGATTATTGGGTGAAAGTGAGCGAAAAAACTTAACTCAGATGTCATGATTACTAATGTTGCTGATGAGAAAGCAACTTGTGAATGGATAGTTAAAACGTTTACTCAAGTCAGCCCCAGGTGAAGATAGTAGATTTGGGGCAGTATTTTTATTAGTTGCGATCGCTGCTTTGTTGTCATTTTTAGTTAGTTTTGGTTTACAAAGCATCGTAGTTGTAGCTAATGACCAATCGTCGGTGAGATAATTTTGGCATCGTCATCGCCTAAATAAAAATTATATACTGGTTCTCCCGAAACTTCGCACCGCAAGGGTTCAATTATTTTCGTGAAAGGGTTCCAAACGGCTATGACTTCACGTTTAGCTTTTTTGCGAATAAGTTCGCATTGAATATGTATCGTAGGTAAATAGATAATCATGGCACTATGCAAATAAGCTTCTACCCGCATGGCATAACGCTCTTGTACATCTGCTAGCTTTCTATCTAACTCTCTATGTGTTGCTTCAATTCGTGCTAATTCCTTTTGTTTATCTTCTCCTTCTAATTGCTTAAATTCAAGTTTAGAACGAATTTCTTGGGCGATAGTGCCGTAATATGTTTTCAGCCTTTCTTCATCCCTAACTCTAGCTCTAGTTAACTTACCAGACCAATTTTCTAAATCAGTTTTAATTAATTGAACTGAAGTTTTTTCGATTAAATTGGACAATTCATCCTTTGCCATCGTCGTTTTATGATTGATACTGTCCACAGGAATGATATCCGACTCCCACAACAAAGCATCTCCAATTTCTACTGGCGTAACTTTGGTTAACTCGTTGATAATAAAAAAAACCATGCCAATTCTTTTTTCATCTGCCTCTGCTGTATAAGCAACATGACACCAAAGATAACGTGTGGTAGCAGGTTTAAGCTGCTACGCAGCTAAATTTAATAAGCAGCATTACCTTTATTTTTAATTTTACGTTCCCATTTAATAATAAGACCTCCTTCATTTAACAACTTATTCAATAACTCTTCTAGCTGTTCTACTGACTCAAATAGTCGATGAGCTATATATTCTTTCGCTGAATGCCAAACTAATTCGATTAAATTATAATCTGGGCTATATGGGGGTAAGAACTCTAAAATAATGTTGGGCATTTCTGAGGCGATTTTTTCTAAAATATCTTTCCTTTTGTGGAAGCTGGCGTTATCTAAAATAATAACTATTTTTGCTGAACCTTTTGCAAAATCTTCACTTTGTTTACCTTGCTCAATCCATTCTTCTAGTAAAAAACCATTTAAGAGTTTTATCTGTTCATAAAAAACATCTGCATTTCCTTTTTTTATGACAAAATTCATCCTCTTTTTGTCGTGATAACGCAATCCTCCCATAATATTTACTCTTCCTCTTCTTCTTTGCCCCGTCACTTTCTTTCTATGACCTTTCTTGCCCCAGGTTTTTCTTCTTATCACTCTTAAACTAAAACCGCTTTCGTCCCAGAACCATACCTGTAAACGCTCTGGGGTTGCGAGCGTTATTTTTAAATATTCCGCTAATTTTTCTTTAAATATTTTACGTTTTTCAGGGTTTTGTTTGTCCTCCAGGCTGTATTTTGCCCACAGGTAAACGTACTTTTTTTTCTCTAATCTTCTCCTCACTTGAGAACCACTTAACTTAATTCCTGTTGCTTGCTCCAGGTAGGTTGCTAGTCTTGCTGCTGTCCATCTCCCAAATTCATATCCATATTCTGCTGGCTCTTTTTCAACAACTTCTAATAATAAGTTTTCATATTCTTGGGTAACTTTGCTAAAATTACCTTCTCTCCTTCCATCTAAAAAGCTATCTAAATTATCTGGGTCGCCATGAACCGCCCAATATGCTACTGTTGGGTATGCAAGATCTAGAAATTCACTAATCTCTTGGTAGGTTTTTCCATCGTTTATTAATAATAAAATCAGAACCTTCTCTCTTACATAGGGATTTTCATGCTCTTTTAAGATTGTCAGTAGCTGTTCTCTCTGTTCTTGAGAAAGATGGTTTTTGGCTGGCATACCTGGCTAGTAATAGCTTTTTTATTGATGTTTGTATTATACAATCAAGCTGCGTAGCAGCTTAAATAGCACCCTTGGCATCATTCTTGATAAAGAATTTGTCAATGGCAAACAGACTGTGCAATGTCCACTAAACTCCCTGTGGGGTTGTTCTAACGAACTGCCACAAGATGAAAGTTTAGCAGCATTGTGGGACAGATTAGCCATCAGATATTGGGTTCATGATGTGGCTCGCCCATCTAAGAAAATATTGATGATGCGGAGATCTGGCAATGCTCCAAACCCTCAAGTTAACGTGAAATTTACGTTGACTGAGCTTCATGACATCCAAATTGAGGCGATCGCCACACCTATTGATGAAATGATGATCGACTGCATCTTAGACATATCGGGAAATCTAGAAAAGGAAGGTATTACAGCTTCGACTCGCAAACATCAACAAATCATTGATTTAATTCGCTGTTATGCCTATGTCTCTGGCGATGAGCAGGCTGACGAAGAACACCTAGAAGTCCTTGAGCATATCTTCTGGAACAAACCACCTGAACGAGCATTGATCAAGAAAGCTATCAAACAGTTTGGCAATCCCCTCTCTACTCAGGCTCAGTCAATCCTAGAAGCTGCACTCCAAGTACAAGCTCAGATCATGCCTCCTAGCCCTGGAATGAATAAAGGCAAATGGATGCAGGATGTAGGGGCTTATGATATCCAATTGACAGAGATGGAGGACAAGCTCAACCAACTGATGGGATCTGGTTCTGCAAGAAAATATAGAAAAGTTCGCCAGGTTAAACAGCAAGTAACTGATATGCGAAAGCAGCTTCAAGCAATGATTGGGAAAGCCTACAGCTAACCAACCAATTAAAGAAACAAACGCACATTTGATGGCAGGGTAGACAATCACTTCAATGAAATTGTCTACTCAAAATCCCCTTGTCTAAAATCACAATTTACCAACATAAAACTACAATGCCTAAATTTAATTCAAACCCTGAACAATTAGCATTCGACGTATCTAAATGGGATGCTGTGCAATGGGAAGACTACGCAGACGCACACCCAGAAACCAAAAGACCAATTGAAATTGGAACAGAGAAAGTAGAAACATTTGGCATATTTACAACTGAGATCTTCCATAGGCTTTATGCACCAGAACCAAAACCTTTAGAGAATCCTCGCCCTGAAGACGTTTGGGCGTTGCGATCGCACTCCATTCTCACTGAACTACCCGACTTTGATTCTTTGCAAACAACTATTGAAGTGGAAGCTATAGGCGATAGTTTCAAAAAGTGGTTACTGTCAGGAGTTGGTACAACCAAATTCTCAGAGTATGTAGCAGAGCGTCTACCTAAACCTCGCACTCCCCTGACTAATCCTCAGCCATTAAGACAACAAACCTTAGCACTGAAAAAACAAATTAACTCACTAAGGAAGGAGACAGCAGAGGCAGAAGTTGACGAACAAAACCCCCAAAAAGCTAAACAAATTAAACAGCATCTTTCTGAATTAGAAGAGGCGTTGAAAAACGTTATTAACGAGGGTAAAAAGAGCGTTCTAACTGCTGAAAAGTATGCAGAACGGCTTGAGAAAACAGGTAAAGGACTAAAAACTATTTTAGAGGAAGCAACTTTGTCCGCGCAAGAAGCGGTCGAAGGTGCTGCAATTGCTCTTAGTGCATTTGGTTGGGGTGACAGCAACGGCTTCAGTTCCAAAAGCATCAGTTCAGAACAAAAGATTAAATTGGCTAAAAGAGTTGCACAAAATCAAAAGTTACAGGCAATAGCCAAGCTCGCTGGACGGATGAAACTGTTAGCTGCCAAAAAGCAACGCACCAAAACAACCCAAGCGGCGACAGAAATTTATTCAGTTACTACTGGAAATGACTTGGCTCACCTAGTCCCCTCGGAGCTTGTGAAGCTGGTTGTACCAGAACTAAAGCCCTTGTTCCTTAAAGGCTACTCGGAAAAATCGCTACTGCAATATGAACTCAATTCAAAAGAGAAGCAGGGACGCGGCCCAATTGTTGTATGCCTTGATTCATCAGGATCAATGCAAGGTGCAAAAGAAGAGTGGTCTAAAGCGGTTGCGATCGCATTACTTACCATTGCTAACCAGCAAAAACGTACCTGTCGAATTCTGCATTTTTGTAAGACTGTTTGTCGCGTTGACGATTTCCCTGCTGGACAACTAGATCCCGTCAAACTGGTCGATTGTATGGAATGTTTCTACAACGGTGGCACTAGCTGGTCAGCACCGTTAGATAGCGCACTTGCAATAATCAAGACAGAATCGCGCTACAAAAACGGGGACATCATCATGATTACTGATGACCAATGCAGTGTCTCATCACCTTGGCTAACAGAGTTTAAACAATCTCAGAAATTATTAGAATTCAGCACCTTTGGCATTATGCTCGGCAGTTCTGATACAAGAGCATTGTCTCAGATTTTGGATACTGTCATGGCTATTCCAAACCTTCAAAAAGATGAAGAAATTGAAACCGTGTTCGCAATTTAATTACCCAACATTTGCAAAAATTAACTACCAATCCAATGGCGAATATTATCTCGCGAATCTGCCTTGAGTGCAGAAATGATGCTACCAACACTAACAAATTCTGGAAGGCTGAAATCAATGCCGATAACTGCCAGTTAACTACTACTTGGGGAAGAATTGGCACAAAAGGACAAAGTAAAAGCCACCAATTTTACAACGTTATAGATGCCGAATTTAAGCTGAAACAACTGAAAATGGAAAAACTTAATAAAGGTTACACAGAACTAAAACAACCAAGCTCTCCAAAAAAAAGTACGGCTAATGTAAAAACAGTTAATCAAGTAAAAACTGATACAAATTTGGCTCAAGTAAATGCAGCATTACTACTTTTGAATGTGATACAGCCTTATGTAAGGGGCGCGGATTTCAACAATTTAAGTTATGCAGGAATGTTAAAAGATCTGGCAGAGCTTGTACCATTTCTACAAATAAATCCAAATCCACAAAAGGCATTTGCTGATGTTGTAAGTTTGGAAGATGCAAGAAGAAGACTACAGTTAAAACTCGCAGCATTGCAGTAATTATACAATTATTAGCTTGAGCAGGGGAATTACCCAATCAAGCTAATAATTTTAAAAATATATTTTTTAATATTTGTTAAATTCAGCTAAAACTAAACATGAATTAAAGCATGAAAGCAACAATAATACCACCGAAAAAGAACTGCCAAAAATTTGATATCTTCACCAATGGGCAAAATAGTATTGCGACTACAATTGTCCGAATACCTAACAATGGCTCACCAAAAAATAGTGCGATCAAGCCTAAAACCGCAAAAGAGAAACTTAGAATATAACGACAGGCTTTAATAATAAATTCCAAAATATCTCCAAACTGCTTAGAACCGAGAAAGTCAAGGATCTTGCTAAACAGTTTAGAAGGTAAAGATCTCAACATAACGCAAAACCTTGAAAATATACCTAATTAAGTATGCCCACATTAGCAGCAAAATATAACTTTATTCCTAAAGATAGTGGTAAAAATAATTAAAAACCCTA contains:
- a CDS encoding HesA/MoeB/ThiF family protein — translated: MRYPKISLHIPPQMWYQFRQVMQKARKTNEEVIGFFFCKRHQLSKHQVRYLPKSWVVPEPDCYERQSISGLVLKQQFHLYLLHNHLIPGLDVVHIHTHAGQGQLSFSCVDDRYESEYAKFLSSTFKKKPRLISGIFDESLQNSQFRLWDRKGQSFQKINFDKSWFALEEKTAYLPETELMFARQQVFGKTFQKQLGELSVTLIGCGGIGAIFAEQLGRLGVKKWLLIDPDRLETVNLNRMPAATPEMVKERWYKVHYVKQLIKRIYATGSSVKAMPVSITDESVQREVAATDLIVVATDNHYSRQVAQELALKYMRPLVCLGTHIDIQGNGTPRMYGRVTVPPLGGGWCLMCGNMINLRIAALELAPFEINHLAMQAGYLEGINNPAVFWLNSLCASSGVGVIHGMLSGFLNVDSGLDWIYDFSESNWLKTNTNYLTGSDCYFCG
- a CDS encoding IS630 family transposase; this translates as MPAKNHLSQEQREQLLTILKEHENPYVREKVLILLLINDGKTYQEISEFLDLAYPTVAYWAVHGDPDNLDSFLDGRREGNFSKVTQEYENLLLEVVEKEPAEYGYEFGRWTAARLATYLEQATGIKLSGSQVRRRLEKKKYVYLWAKYSLEDKQNPEKRKIFKEKLAEYLKITLATPERLQVWFWDESGFSLRVIRRKTWGKKGHRKKVTGQRRRGRVNIMGGLRYHDKKRMNFVIKKGNADVFYEQIKLLNGFLLEEWIEQGKQSEDFAKGSAKIVIILDNASFHKRKDILEKIASEMPNIILEFLPPYSPDYNLIELVWHSAKEYIAHRLFESVEQLEELLNKLLNEGGLIIKWERKIKNKGNAAY
- a CDS encoding VWA domain-containing protein, producing the protein MPKFNSNPEQLAFDVSKWDAVQWEDYADAHPETKRPIEIGTEKVETFGIFTTEIFHRLYAPEPKPLENPRPEDVWALRSHSILTELPDFDSLQTTIEVEAIGDSFKKWLLSGVGTTKFSEYVAERLPKPRTPLTNPQPLRQQTLALKKQINSLRKETAEAEVDEQNPQKAKQIKQHLSELEEALKNVINEGKKSVLTAEKYAERLEKTGKGLKTILEEATLSAQEAVEGAAIALSAFGWGDSNGFSSKSISSEQKIKLAKRVAQNQKLQAIAKLAGRMKLLAAKKQRTKTTQAATEIYSVTTGNDLAHLVPSELVKLVVPELKPLFLKGYSEKSLLQYELNSKEKQGRGPIVVCLDSSGSMQGAKEEWSKAVAIALLTIANQQKRTCRILHFCKTVCRVDDFPAGQLDPVKLVDCMECFYNGGTSWSAPLDSALAIIKTESRYKNGDIIMITDDQCSVSSPWLTEFKQSQKLLEFSTFGIMLGSSDTRALSQILDTVMAIPNLQKDEEIETVFAI
- a CDS encoding WGR domain-containing protein, which encodes MQKLTTNPMANIISRICLECRNDATNTNKFWKAEINADNCQLTTTWGRIGTKGQSKSHQFYNVIDAEFKLKQLKMEKLNKGYTELKQPSSPKKSTANVKTVNQVKTDTNLAQVNAALLLLNVIQPYVRGADFNNLSYAGMLKDLAELVPFLQINPNPQKAFADVVSLEDARRRLQLKLAALQ